In one Desulfobacterales bacterium genomic region, the following are encoded:
- the cobI gene encoding precorrin-2 C(20)-methyltransferase, with product MSSQTGTLFGIGVGPGDPELVTIKAAKILGRVDIVFAAASTRNHHSLARDIARPHVPETTPIKLLKFPMTRDKKETHSAWEMHARTIINALEEGKDVAFLTLGDAMTYSTLGYIVRYISTTAPHLTIETIPGISSYQAAAARLNTPLVEGEESLMVVSGAKGGDRLRALAGEPENIVFLKAYRNVKDITEAISESGAYQQCVGIKNCGHENEEIISDVEELNKQAPNYWTLIIAKKKREDDPS from the coding sequence ATGAGCTCACAAACAGGAACATTATTTGGAATTGGCGTTGGGCCCGGAGATCCGGAACTGGTCACCATCAAAGCGGCCAAGATACTGGGCCGGGTGGACATTGTTTTTGCCGCCGCATCAACCCGCAATCACCACAGTCTGGCCAGAGACATCGCCAGACCCCACGTGCCTGAGACAACACCGATCAAATTACTCAAATTTCCCATGACACGGGATAAAAAGGAAACCCACTCGGCCTGGGAGATGCATGCCCGCACGATCATCAATGCGCTCGAAGAAGGCAAAGACGTGGCTTTTCTGACCTTGGGCGATGCCATGACTTACTCCACCCTGGGATATATTGTTCGATATATCAGCACTACGGCACCGCACCTCACAATTGAAACCATTCCGGGCATATCTTCTTATCAGGCCGCTGCGGCTAGGCTCAACACGCCCCTGGTGGAAGGGGAAGAGTCGCTGATGGTGGTTTCCGGCGCCAAGGGCGGCGATCGCTTGAGAGCGCTTGCCGGCGAACCGGAGAATATCGTTTTTTTAAAAGCCTATCGTAATGTCAAAGATATCACAGAGGCCATATCGGAGAGCGGCGCCTATCAACAATGTGTCGGGATTAAAAACTGCGGACATGAAAATGAAGAGATCATTTCGGATGTTGAAGAACTCAACAAACAGGCGCCAAATTACTGGACGCTAATCATTGCCAAAAAGAAACGGGAAGATGACCCATCATAA
- a CDS encoding precorrin-8X methylmutase yields MKPGEIEALSFNIIDQEAGPHGFSTQQWSVVRRMIHTSADFDYIDGVRFHPDAVAAGLAAIRNGKSIITDTNMARVGIRQSDLNPFGTSVKCYMTDTAVAQNAKSAGITRAHAAVDAAIADMAGGIYVIGNAPTALLRLIEQVKAKKARPALVIGLPVGFVNAAESKAELLKLDEPPYITNVGRKGGSNIAAAVVNALAILATKAS; encoded by the coding sequence ATGAAACCGGGTGAAATCGAAGCCCTGAGTTTTAACATCATTGATCAGGAGGCCGGGCCCCATGGGTTTTCCACCCAGCAGTGGTCCGTAGTTCGGCGGATGATCCATACCAGCGCCGACTTTGATTATATCGATGGCGTCCGCTTCCACCCGGATGCGGTGGCCGCCGGCCTAGCGGCCATTCGGAACGGGAAATCGATTATAACCGATACGAATATGGCCAGAGTTGGCATCCGTCAGAGCGATTTGAATCCATTCGGCACAAGCGTTAAATGCTATATGACGGATACCGCCGTTGCGCAAAATGCAAAAAGCGCTGGAATAACACGGGCGCATGCTGCTGTCGATGCAGCAATTGCGGATATGGCGGGCGGCATTTATGTGATCGGCAACGCCCCCACCGCATTGCTGCGTCTGATCGAACAGGTTAAAGCTAAAAAGGCCCGACCGGCATTGGTCATCGGACTGCCGGTTGGATTTGTCAATGCCGCCGAGTCCAAAGCTGAATTGCTCAAACTGGACGAACCGCCCTATATTACCAATGTGGGGCGCAAAGGCGGCTCGAATATCGCGGCTGCCGTGGTCAATGCCTTGGCGATCCTGGCCACAAAGGCATCGTGA